In Myripristis murdjan chromosome 2, fMyrMur1.1, whole genome shotgun sequence, a genomic segment contains:
- the LOC115374978 gene encoding cyclin-Y-like protein 1: MGGSVSCCISPGESPKIHRREVELEECPITTTEDVSEDTGTYLQHISDRELPDELAQEANPSDHPRASTLFLNKSQTDVREKRKSNYLNHMSLGLLTKKYSSCSTIFIDDSTVSQPNLKSTVKCVTLAIYYHIKNRDSNRSLDIFDEKMHPLSREKVPDDYSVVDPEHKLIYRFVRTLFSSAQLTAECAIVTLVYLERLLTYAEMDICPCNWKRIVLGAILLASKVWDDQAVWNVDYCQILKDITVEDMNEMERHFLELLQFNINVPASVYAKYYFDLRSLADDNNLSFPLEPLSNKRAQKLEAISRLCEDKYKDLSKSAMRRSLSADNLVGVRHSQAVLS; encoded by the exons ATGGGAGGCTCGGTGTCATGCTGCATCTCTCCCGGAGAGAGTCCCAAGATCCACAGGAGGGAGGTGGAGCTGGAGGAATGTCCCATCACCACCACCGAGGACGTGAGTGAGGACACTGGGACCTACCTGCAGCACATCAGCGACAGGGAGCTCCCCGATG aACTGGCCCAGGAAGCCAACCCATCTGACCATCCCAGAGCCAGCACCCTGTTCCTCAACAAGTCCCAGACAGATG tccgtgagaaaaggaaaagcaatTACCTGAATCAT ATGTCCCTGGGCCTGCTGACAAAAAAGTACAGTTCCTGCTCTACAATATTCATCGATGATAGCACAGTCAGCCAGCCCAACCTAAAGAGCACAGTCAAATG tgtcacATTGGCCATATACTATCACATTAAGAACAG AGATTCAAACCGCTCTCTCGATATATTTGATGAGAAGATGCATCCATTGTCG agagagaaggttcCAGACGATTACTCGGTCGTGGACCCAGAACACAAACTCATCTACCGCTTCGTCCGAACGCTCTTCAGCTCGGCCCAGCTCACCGCCGAATGCGCCATCGTCACCCTG GTGTACCTGGAGAGGCTGCTGACCTACGCCGAAATGGACATCTGTCCCTGTAACTGGAAGCGCATCGTTCTCGGTGCCATTCTGCTGGCCTCCAAGGTCTGGGACGACCAGGCCGTGTGGAACGTCGACTACTGCCAGATCCTCAAAGATATAACCGTGGAGGACAT GAATGAGATGGAGCGTCACTTCCTGGAGCTGCTCCAGTTCAACATCAACGTCCCGGCCAGCGTCTATGCCAAGTACTACTTTGACCTGCGCTCGCTGGCCGACGACAACAACCTGAGCTTCCCCCTCGAGCCGCTCAGCAACAAGCGGGCCCAGAAACTGGAG GCCATCTCCAGGCTGTGTGAGGACAAGTACAAGGACCTGAGTAAATCGGCGATGAGGAGGTCCCTGAGCGCGGACAACCTGGTGGGTGTGAGGCACTCCCAGGCTGTGCTGTCTTAA